In one Mucilaginibacter ginsenosidivorax genomic region, the following are encoded:
- a CDS encoding methyltransferase: MAKLSKQEIKEHNIAVELLQKDKLTFEEKLTVFEKWNESATSVNSEAGAFFTPHDLARDFSLNIYDKAKSIDLCAGIGILAFVAYHYRECTDITCIELNPTYIEVGKKLLPEAKWINDSIFNYKEFGHFDQAISNPPFGKIKTGLDKEVQKDLKYKGAEFDLIAIEIASKIADYGCFILPQQSTPFRYSGAQFFMDLREQSKGYNPHGLQVPNKVQKFIEETGFDYQFNIGIDTGVYRDHWRGVSPICEIVDFDFKPK, translated from the coding sequence ATGGCAAAACTTTCAAAACAAGAAATTAAAGAACACAACATAGCAGTTGAACTACTACAAAAAGATAAATTAACCTTCGAAGAAAAACTAACAGTCTTTGAAAAATGGAATGAATCCGCAACATCCGTTAACAGCGAAGCCGGGGCTTTCTTTACCCCACACGATTTAGCCAGAGATTTTAGCCTGAATATATACGATAAAGCTAAATCAATAGACCTTTGCGCAGGTATTGGGATTTTAGCTTTCGTAGCGTATCATTACCGGGAATGTACAGATATTACCTGCATAGAACTTAACCCTACCTATATTGAAGTAGGAAAAAAGCTGTTACCGGAGGCTAAATGGATTAATGATTCAATCTTTAACTATAAAGAATTTGGTCACTTTGACCAAGCAATCTCAAATCCGCCGTTTGGAAAGATAAAAACGGGTTTAGATAAAGAAGTTCAAAAAGACTTGAAATACAAGGGTGCAGAATTTGACCTTATCGCTATTGAAATAGCATCCAAAATTGCTGATTACGGTTGCTTCATTTTACCCCAACAATCAACCCCTTTTAGGTACTCCGGGGCGCAATTCTTTATGGATTTAAGAGAGCAGTCAAAAGGATACAACCCGCACGGCTTACAAGTACCTAATAAGGTTCAGAAATTCATTGAGGAAACCGGGTTTGATTACCAGTTCAACATCGGCATAGATACCGGTGTGTACCGTGACCACTGGCGGGGTGTATCTCCTATTTGTGAAATTGTTGATTTTGATTTTAAGCCGAAATAA
- a CDS encoding terminase large subunit domain-containing protein, translated as MNVNIDLNLPKLHPKQQSVWNSKAKIKVLSCGRQSGKSYLAKCIALRYMVEGKKVAYFCHKFDLSKTFYNELLTHIPQSLVKRQNSSSLSIELITGGKIQFYSGIATDTIRGNTLNLVLVDEAAFYPNLEESYNEHISPTLARYNGDIIFLSSPRGRGYFHSLYTKGVEGEPNYQSWHFTCYDNPHLSAEYIEQKRKELPKAVFAQEYLAEEMANADNPFGTDNINANIAELSKNPAICYGIDIARGKGENGDWTVIIGVDKDNHVSYLDRFQAPYWQIKDKIARLPANVLKILDSTGIGDPIEEELVMTVSNLQGFKFTATSKPQLMIELIKDVEQGSIKYPLSVAGEMHNFQYTYSSTGHIKYAAAKNFKDDQIMALALANKFKKDAIATSNWRLYTA; from the coding sequence TTGAACGTAAATATTGACTTAAACCTTCCTAAGCTTCACCCGAAGCAACAATCAGTTTGGAATAGCAAAGCAAAGATAAAAGTACTTAGTTGCGGTAGGCAAAGCGGTAAATCATATCTGGCTAAGTGTATTGCTTTGCGCTATATGGTTGAAGGTAAAAAGGTAGCGTACTTCTGTCATAAGTTTGATTTAAGTAAAACCTTCTATAATGAACTGTTAACGCATATACCGCAATCACTGGTTAAGAGGCAAAACAGTTCATCTCTTTCAATTGAGTTGATTACGGGTGGTAAAATACAGTTCTATTCAGGTATAGCTACAGATACAATACGTGGTAATACCTTAAATCTGGTACTGGTGGATGAAGCAGCCTTTTATCCAAATCTGGAAGAAAGTTATAATGAACATATTTCACCAACATTAGCCCGGTACAATGGTGATATAATCTTTTTGAGTTCGCCACGTGGTCGGGGCTATTTCCATAGCTTATATACCAAAGGTGTTGAAGGCGAACCAAATTATCAGAGTTGGCATTTTACGTGTTACGATAACCCGCATTTGTCTGCCGAATACATTGAACAGAAACGCAAAGAACTACCAAAAGCGGTATTTGCACAAGAGTATTTAGCCGAAGAAATGGCTAATGCTGATAATCCATTTGGTACAGATAACATCAATGCTAACATAGCTGAACTATCAAAAAACCCGGCTATCTGTTACGGTATTGATATTGCCAGAGGTAAGGGTGAAAACGGAGACTGGACAGTAATTATAGGGGTTGATAAGGATAACCACGTGTCATACTTAGACAGGTTTCAGGCACCGTACTGGCAGATTAAAGATAAGATAGCCAGATTACCCGCCAACGTCTTGAAGATTTTGGACAGCACCGGGATTGGCGACCCGATAGAAGAAGAATTGGTAATGACTGTCAGCAACCTGCAAGGGTTTAAATTTACTGCAACCAGTAAGCCACAGCTAATGATTGAGTTGATTAAGGACGTGGAACAGGGTTCAATTAAATATCCATTATCGGTAGCCGGGGAAATGCACAACTTTCAATATACCTATAGCAGCACCGGGCATATCAAGTATGCAGCAGCTAAGAACTTTAAGGATGACCAGATAATGGCTTTAGCCCTTGCCAACAAATTTAAAAAGGATGCCATAGCAACAAGTAATTGGAGGCTTTACACAGCTTAA
- a CDS encoding DUF5977 domain-containing protein: MTQNNNYQIFLIDSITGSTGNYATLDCEGIDLTNTFQVADIADISKRKDAISKTITFKNSKNNALVFGNLSNLNRVVDDTVNLSFLFNFNITKDIDCQVYEGNTLIFVGKLHFISAYRDKLGNITYQCSIKGYLVDFFNKIQDKLLSDLDFTTFNHTYDMATIKNSWFNVYQKNGVTVTGTTGQGYVYPLIDYGTSVTPDTAFDNKIDYGSFRPALYLKEYFNAIFNQSGVTGNYRYTVTGSTEFVDEFNKAIMPNGDSDFSYSRTPGVIFELAKTINPQQYNANGQTSYDSVHSRNEFNNLVIFDTIVSGAGDQTIINPILADDTKITINNKINTTITATANVVTSLVAGNKANVRCVFEYRSDPNGQFESIGESNKNYTWDYSKPLFTYQFHPDTFTVSFTHQFDAGGQLALLIFIDNYDNDSNVTVNVINADLKIGSAVASSTVTLNLGDTAVLVGQNSQKIKQADFLKSVIQMFNLYVYPDPEDAHNIIFTPYNDYYSNFTAANIINTALDWTNKIDNASFTQTPVSDIFNLYTFKFKQDSDFYSKYYIDKYGDTYGNLTITGTTNGSDKSIELIFGSTPVASYNGRNVPWLWELNTDNTKKAKVTVPRILFYNGLVNCPSYEIGKIQLSAATQTYYFSSIDSAHVSGYTFNQYAEANEYTLSSNNEFVDLTFGQPLEVFYTSGGILNNFGSGKKTLYDRYYADQFAELQDSNTRIIETTAYLNEVDIQNLDFRKPVYFNSVLGHNYFKLLSVEYSNSNQPSTIKLQTAYINDSAVVSDGFWNDIYATFVRKNDCTTSGYTGEALYYLVSAHKYNSLVSVADANAMAANEAATSGQTYANANGICVNTATTFSLGFANNPTVATSMTGKTNFVTSTGTLNSGATIFSYAGGDATRNISAYYGNDTYWYQTNTLSTIINSGTTASLTGMTYDDYYLSGSTKYLSCQVANDGHTTYINYKISDPTPRIGTVVKDSTGTSLVADGWYSDGTNGYSVVSGAIADIQSCRGLPPTIS; the protein is encoded by the coding sequence ATGACCCAAAATAACAATTATCAAATATTTTTAATAGATTCTATAACTGGTTCTACCGGGAATTATGCTACTCTTGATTGTGAAGGTATAGACTTAACTAATACATTTCAGGTTGCAGATATAGCAGATATTTCAAAACGAAAAGATGCAATTTCTAAAACAATAACTTTCAAGAATTCTAAGAATAATGCTTTAGTTTTTGGTAACTTATCAAACTTAAACAGGGTAGTTGATGATACTGTTAACCTATCTTTTCTTTTCAATTTCAACATTACAAAAGACATAGATTGTCAGGTTTACGAAGGCAATACATTAATTTTTGTAGGAAAGCTTCACTTTATATCAGCCTACCGGGATAAGTTGGGTAACATAACCTACCAGTGTTCAATTAAAGGCTACTTAGTGGATTTCTTCAATAAGATTCAGGATAAGCTATTATCTGATTTAGATTTTACTACTTTTAACCATACTTATGATATGGCAACCATCAAAAACAGTTGGTTCAATGTCTATCAAAAAAATGGTGTTACCGTCACTGGTACAACTGGTCAGGGTTATGTTTATCCGTTGATAGATTACGGTACATCAGTGACCCCGGATACTGCTTTTGATAATAAGATAGATTACGGTTCTTTTCGACCCGCTCTATATTTAAAAGAATATTTTAATGCCATATTCAACCAGTCAGGTGTTACAGGTAATTACCGTTATACGGTAACTGGCAGTACAGAATTTGTTGATGAATTTAATAAGGCAATTATGCCAAACGGGGATTCAGACTTTAGTTATTCCAGAACACCGGGTGTTATCTTTGAGTTAGCTAAAACTATCAACCCGCAGCAGTACAACGCCAATGGGCAAACCTCTTATGATTCGGTACATTCCAGAAATGAGTTTAACAACTTGGTGATATTTGATACCATTGTTAGCGGTGCAGGTGACCAAACAATTATCAACCCGATTTTAGCCGATGATACCAAAATTACCATCAACAATAAGATAAATACAACTATTACGGCAACTGCGAATGTAGTTACCTCATTGGTTGCGGGTAATAAAGCCAATGTAAGGTGTGTTTTTGAATACAGAAGCGACCCTAACGGGCAATTTGAATCGATAGGGGAAAGTAATAAAAACTATACTTGGGACTATTCAAAACCACTTTTCACTTATCAATTTCATCCTGATACTTTTACCGTATCGTTTACCCATCAATTTGATGCAGGTGGGCAACTGGCTTTGCTAATCTTTATTGATAATTACGATAATGATAGTAACGTAACAGTTAATGTTATCAATGCGGATTTGAAAATAGGTAGTGCTGTAGCATCTTCAACGGTAACACTTAATTTAGGTGATACAGCGGTATTGGTTGGACAGAATAGCCAAAAAATTAAACAGGCTGATTTCCTGAAAAGCGTTATACAGATGTTTAATCTTTATGTATATCCTGACCCGGAAGATGCCCACAATATCATTTTTACCCCGTACAACGACTATTATAGCAATTTTACAGCAGCCAATATCATAAATACTGCTTTAGACTGGACTAACAAGATAGATAACGCAAGCTTTACCCAAACCCCGGTATCTGATATTTTCAATTTGTATACCTTCAAGTTTAAACAGGATTCCGATTTCTACAGCAAATATTATATTGATAAGTACGGCGATACCTACGGTAATTTAACAATTACAGGTACCACAAACGGTTCTGATAAATCAATTGAATTGATATTTGGTTCAACCCCGGTAGCTTCTTACAATGGCCGTAATGTGCCTTGGTTGTGGGAATTGAATACTGATAACACCAAAAAAGCAAAGGTAACTGTACCTCGTATTTTATTTTATAACGGTTTAGTCAATTGCCCCTCTTATGAAATAGGTAAAATTCAGTTAAGTGCAGCAACCCAAACCTATTATTTCAGTTCAATAGATTCAGCGCACGTTTCAGGCTATACTTTTAATCAATATGCCGAAGCAAACGAATATACTTTAAGTTCAAACAATGAATTTGTTGATTTAACCTTTGGTCAGCCTCTGGAAGTTTTCTATACCTCTGGTGGTATCTTAAATAACTTTGGTTCAGGTAAAAAGACTTTATACGATAGATATTATGCAGACCAGTTTGCGGAATTGCAGGATAGTAACACCCGGATTATTGAAACTACTGCTTACCTGAATGAAGTTGATATTCAAAATCTTGATTTCAGGAAACCCGTTTATTTCAACAGTGTCTTAGGTCACAACTATTTTAAACTTTTATCGGTTGAATACAGTAATTCAAATCAACCATCAACCATTAAATTACAAACGGCTTATATCAATGATTCGGCGGTAGTAAGTGATGGTTTTTGGAATGATATCTATGCAACCTTTGTCAGAAAGAATGATTGTACTACATCTGGTTACACAGGTGAAGCTTTATATTATTTAGTTTCGGCACATAAGTACAATAGTTTGGTATCTGTAGCGGATGCAAACGCAATGGCAGCAAATGAAGCAGCAACGTCCGGGCAAACCTATGCTAATGCTAACGGAATCTGTGTTAATACGGCTACCACCTTTAGTTTAGGGTTTGCCAACAATCCAACAGTTGCTACTTCAATGACAGGCAAAACCAATTTTGTAACCAGTACCGGTACTTTAAATAGTGGTGCAACCATTTTTAGTTATGCTGGGGGCGATGCTACCAGAAATATCAGTGCTTATTATGGTAACGATACTTATTGGTATCAAACAAATACGCTATCAACTATTATCAATTCTGGTACTACAGCGTCTTTAACTGGTATGACTTACGATGATTATTATTTATCAGGGTCAACGAAATATTTAAGTTGTCAGGTTGCTAACGATGGTCATACAACCTATATAAATTATAAAATCAGTGACCCTACACCACGCATAGGTACTGTAGTGAAAGATTCAACAGGTACTTCATTAGTTGCCGATGGTTGGTATTCAGATGGTACAAATGGTTATAGCGTGGTAAGCGGTGCGATTGCGGATATTCAAAGCTGTAGAGGTTTACCGCCTACAATTTCTTAA
- a CDS encoding SLATT domain-containing protein codes for MLKPVDDFVTTSPDQLSDKSLNYMIDRALFYQRSTIIENKCHYELAHKYENYNLTMNVIVSILSTIVGTSIFTTLLKTKSTEENYSIIIVVTGFLSVTAAVLSTLQTVLRFADKATKHKKSANEFEVVFNLIQTFLMKYISLQSTPTEQLRTKALEEMNKIMALSSAASKDAPTIPTNIIRKHSIMPEPLAKPQTATSGVIPPDFPTQNNED; via the coding sequence ATGCTTAAACCAGTAGATGATTTCGTCACAACTTCGCCTGACCAACTTTCTGATAAAAGTTTAAATTATATGATTGATAGAGCGTTATTCTATCAAAGAAGTACGATTATTGAAAACAAATGTCACTACGAATTAGCACACAAGTATGAAAATTATAACCTGACTATGAACGTCATTGTATCAATTTTATCAACTATAGTTGGCACATCAATTTTCACCACACTTTTAAAAACTAAATCAACGGAAGAAAACTATTCAATTATTATTGTAGTAACTGGTTTCCTCTCAGTAACGGCTGCTGTACTATCAACACTTCAAACTGTTTTAAGATTTGCAGATAAAGCTACCAAACACAAAAAATCAGCAAATGAATTTGAAGTTGTTTTCAATCTAATCCAAACATTTTTAATGAAATATATCTCGCTGCAAAGTACACCAACGGAACAACTCAGAACTAAAGCACTTGAAGAAATGAATAAAATAATGGCGTTATCATCCGCTGCTTCGAAAGATGCGCCAACTATCCCAACTAACATAATTAGAAAGCATTCAATAATGCCAGAACCTTTAGCTAAACCGCAAACTGCTACATCCGGTGTTATACCGCCAGATTTTCCAACACAAAACAACGAAGATTAA
- a CDS encoding XkdF-like putative serine protease domain-containing protein has product MKLPVIELKINELEDSYVSAISIVNSPATESDFLSFSQVQNFAVNDEKFELLGYAMQADKPIFRTSPSGNYYAVFSKDTIRKIAQVFAQKGLFNQTNIEHSAIPADSFVFQSYLVDVDKGINAPKGLPNLDGGWIVGVKVCNPEIWQEIKKGNIKGFSVEGVFGLFPTNQLSDGKSDIEDLDLQKAIKEFNAALEKVNKIKG; this is encoded by the coding sequence ATGAAATTACCCGTAATTGAACTTAAAATAAATGAACTTGAAGATTCCTATGTATCAGCAATTTCAATAGTTAATTCCCCTGCTACTGAATCCGATTTTCTAAGCTTTAGTCAGGTTCAGAACTTTGCTGTTAATGATGAAAAATTTGAGTTGTTGGGCTATGCTATGCAAGCGGATAAACCCATATTCCGTACAAGCCCTTCCGGTAATTATTACGCTGTTTTCAGTAAGGATACCATCAGGAAAATAGCGCAGGTATTTGCCCAAAAAGGATTATTCAACCAAACCAATATTGAACATTCAGCAATCCCCGCTGATTCATTTGTATTTCAATCTTACTTAGTTGATGTAGATAAAGGTATCAACGCCCCCAAAGGATTACCAAATTTAGACGGTGGTTGGATAGTAGGCGTAAAGGTATGTAACCCTGAAATCTGGCAGGAAATCAAGAAAGGTAACATCAAAGGTTTCTCGGTAGAAGGTGTTTTCGGTTTGTTCCCAACAAATCAGTTAAGTGACGGTAAATCTGATATCGAAGATTTAGACCTCCAAAAAGCAATCAAAGAATTTAATGCTGCACTTGAAAAAGTGAATAAAATCAAAGGGTAA
- a CDS encoding phage portal family protein, which translates to MTKKTEAASERDLIKFNSHVTELPIEVINSTSTDRFVPYGLNNLYPNFLLKLYNESPLHKGIINSKIDYIIGDGVTVKGGDTPVTLKPNAKDSFPEFVSKLVNDYLIFNYYAVEVVYNKLGNPIQYNHVPAHKIRCNRDRSKFWYSNDWFREPNINVSYDYWKPGVNADGTNKLFFFTSYSPSVNNIYPIPDYSGAIKSLETDIAIRDFQINNIENQFSVSSIITFFGGMPNDEVKRETVRKITNAYTGANGGKMIIGFEGKDGTAPDVKNIAPSEWEKAYIEVKKDVLQDILTAHSAVSPLLFGIKTEGQLGGATELETAYEIFKNLFVKNRRNELESGLSKLFADLGLGELEFKDKGSLFSATLSDVMKMKTYTVNEIRAEAGLPPLLNGDRLIDEVKPVPTQEPTTVGQIPDNDIAGSPVQATPVKPVPANTSSTAPAKPTAFTSDSTLTFGHLTDDDFEKVKHIGSAKQDFRVFKKLDYHIERFSDLKGIELQFDDEKDIADYLIKNGIKNMTIVQIKAAIRKDLGIAVTAADLKRVIQGLEDSGVINKSDLDKGITIKPTEKAMQPALENIRRVEVRYSYDGVQDDRNRPFCAKLLANDKYYSREDIQQMSSLFGYDVFAYRGGFYHNPNTNTTTPYCRHRWNAVSVVRITPEGESNND; encoded by the coding sequence ATGACTAAAAAAACGGAAGCAGCAAGTGAGAGGGATTTAATTAAGTTCAATAGTCACGTTACCGAATTACCCATAGAAGTAATCAATTCTACCAGTACAGACAGGTTCGTTCCTTACGGATTGAATAACCTGTACCCTAACTTCTTACTTAAATTATATAATGAATCGCCACTTCACAAAGGTATAATCAATTCCAAAATTGATTATATCATAGGCGATGGTGTGACCGTAAAAGGCGGTGATACCCCTGTTACCTTAAAGCCTAATGCAAAGGATTCCTTCCCGGAGTTCGTTAGTAAATTGGTTAATGACTATCTGATATTCAATTACTATGCGGTTGAAGTGGTTTACAACAAATTGGGTAATCCAATTCAGTATAACCACGTACCCGCCCACAAAATAAGGTGTAACCGTGACCGCTCAAAATTCTGGTATAGCAATGACTGGTTTAGGGAGCCAAACATCAATGTAAGCTATGATTATTGGAAACCGGGCGTTAACGCTGATGGTACCAATAAGCTTTTCTTCTTTACCAGTTATTCACCATCAGTAAATAACATTTATCCTATCCCGGATTATTCAGGTGCTATCAAGTCTTTAGAAACTGATATAGCTATCAGGGATTTCCAGATTAACAATATTGAAAACCAGTTTTCGGTATCATCAATCATAACCTTTTTTGGCGGTATGCCCAATGATGAAGTTAAGCGTGAAACAGTAAGGAAGATAACCAACGCTTACACTGGTGCCAACGGTGGTAAAATGATTATAGGTTTTGAAGGCAAAGACGGTACAGCCCCGGACGTTAAAAACATTGCGCCTTCTGAGTGGGAAAAAGCCTACATAGAAGTTAAAAAGGACGTTTTACAGGATATTTTGACCGCTCACAGTGCCGTATCACCTTTGCTTTTTGGTATCAAAACCGAAGGGCAATTAGGCGGTGCTACCGAACTTGAAACAGCGTATGAGATATTCAAAAACTTGTTTGTTAAGAACCGTAGGAATGAATTGGAATCAGGTTTAAGTAAGCTGTTTGCTGATTTAGGTTTAGGTGAATTAGAATTTAAAGATAAGGGTTCATTGTTTTCTGCAACCTTATCTGATGTAATGAAAATGAAGACCTATACGGTAAACGAAATCAGAGCGGAGGCAGGTTTGCCACCATTGTTAAACGGTGATAGGTTGATTGATGAAGTTAAGCCAGTACCAACACAGGAGCCAACAACAGTAGGTCAAATTCCTGATAATGATATTGCAGGTTCACCAGTACAAGCAACCCCGGTTAAACCTGTACCTGCTAATACCAGTTCAACAGCCCCGGCTAAACCGACTGCGTTTACCAGTGATTCAACTTTAACATTTGGTCACTTAACGGATGATGACTTTGAAAAGGTAAAACACATAGGTTCAGCAAAACAGGATTTCAGGGTATTTAAGAAACTGGATTACCATATTGAAAGATTTTCAGATTTGAAAGGTATTGAATTACAGTTTGATGATGAAAAAGATATAGCTGATTACCTAATTAAGAACGGTATCAAGAATATGACCATTGTTCAAATCAAAGCTGCAATCCGCAAAGATTTAGGCATAGCTGTAACAGCAGCAGATTTGAAAAGAGTAATTCAGGGTTTAGAAGATTCCGGGGTTATCAATAAATCAGATTTGGATAAAGGCATTACCATCAAACCTACTGAAAAGGCTATGCAGCCCGCCTTAGAAAATATCAGAAGGGTAGAAGTTAGATATTCTTATGATGGTGTACAGGATGACCGTAACAGACCTTTTTGTGCCAAACTTTTAGCTAACGATAAATACTATTCCAGAGAAGACATACAGCAAATGAGTTCATTGTTTGGCTACGACGTTTTTGCTTACCGTGGTGGCTTTTATCATAACCCTAATACCAATACAACTACCCCTTACTGTAGGCACCGTTGGAATGCTGTATCAGTAGTAAGGATTACCCCGGAAGGAGAATCAAACAATGATTAA
- a CDS encoding DUF6712 family protein, producing MIKVLFISEQTIKENSVIETNVDSKIVSNTILEVQNLELEPVLGKDLYSAIANEIVSASTISGYTITPVNRELLDDYIKPFLIYGTLSYGFIPLHYKITNKGVNRKNDERATTLDLKELEAVKDNYDTKFSTYRQRLKKHLEIDLKEPDNCSTDKVDSTGEVTGWYLPDNEVNLSDYFESLANKTGFYSGYYRSRF from the coding sequence ATGATTAAAGTATTATTTATATCAGAACAAACGATTAAAGAAAATTCTGTAATTGAAACTAATGTTGATTCCAAAATTGTATCGAACACAATTTTAGAGGTTCAAAATCTGGAATTGGAGCCAGTGTTAGGCAAAGACCTTTATTCAGCGATAGCTAATGAAATAGTATCAGCATCAACTATTTCAGGTTATACGATTACACCAGTGAATCGGGAATTGTTGGATGATTATATCAAACCATTTTTGATTTATGGTACGCTTAGTTATGGCTTTATTCCACTGCACTACAAGATTACCAATAAAGGTGTAAACCGCAAGAATGATGAACGGGCTACCACGCTTGATTTAAAGGAACTGGAAGCAGTTAAGGATAATTACGATACAAAGTTCAGTACTTATAGGCAAAGGCTTAAAAAGCACTTAGAAATTGATTTAAAAGAACCTGATAACTGTTCAACTGATAAGGTTGATAGTACAGGTGAAGTTACTGGTTGGTACTTACCAGATAATGAAGTTAACCTTTCAGATTACTTTGAAAGTTTAGCCAATAAAACCGGGTTTTATTCCGGTTACTATAGAAGCAGATTTTAA
- a CDS encoding ribosome-recycling factor produces MATTFDDIIDRLNKLAFENWGELHQIEELAVELIKRCFPDDFTNEVRRIRGIIYKPRRGSELWRDPGGNPVEAWNGGVGKFKGIIIAKKETYSLQTSNGNTVEKETKENSRDAVKKLFAKVETEHKEKIAKLDAKLTSKEAELKSTFQELSILKSKVKKFDITYVVSIATIAGVVLYIGYFWGNNRFDAEKLSMRDSIISLQHQNQILKKQIVPFIKPVKP; encoded by the coding sequence ATGGCTACTACTTTTGATGATATTATTGATAGATTAAATAAATTGGCATTCGAAAATTGGGGTGAGCTACATCAAATTGAAGAACTGGCTGTAGAACTTATTAAACGTTGCTTTCCAGATGATTTTACTAACGAAGTTCGAAGGATTCGTGGCATTATTTATAAACCAAGACGAGGGTCTGAACTTTGGAGAGACCCCGGTGGAAATCCAGTAGAAGCTTGGAATGGGGGTGTAGGAAAGTTTAAAGGCATCATAATAGCCAAAAAAGAAACCTATAGCTTACAAACATCAAACGGTAATACTGTAGAAAAAGAAACAAAAGAAAATAGCAGGGATGCTGTTAAAAAACTATTTGCAAAAGTTGAGACTGAGCATAAAGAAAAAATTGCAAAGTTAGATGCAAAACTTACTTCAAAAGAAGCCGAATTGAAGAGCACCTTTCAGGAACTTTCAATCCTGAAATCTAAGGTTAAAAAGTTCGATATAACCTATGTGGTTTCGATTGCAACTATAGCCGGGGTTGTTTTGTATATCGGTTATTTTTGGGGAAACAATCGTTTTGATGCTGAAAAGTTATCTATGCGGGATTCAATCATCAGTCTTCAACATCAAAACCAAATCCTGAAAAAGCAAATAGTACCATTTATTAAACCTGTTAAACCTTAA